The Streptomyces kanamyceticus DNA segment AACCAGCCGGACGGACAAGGGAGTTCGTCCTCGAAGAGCTTCACAGGCAGCACAGCAGGTGGAGAAGAAGTCCAAACTTCACATTCGACCGGCCCGTCCACACCAGGTCGGACACCGAAAATGATGGAACTGCCTTCTCTATACCAATTACTGGTTGCCGGATCCCAGTCCGCGACGTCATTTTCGCTACTCACGTCCTGCAAGATCAGGCATCCGTGTTCGATTTTCGCCCGGAAGGAAGCGACTGGGCTAGCTACCATGACTTCTTACTCTTCCCTTGCGAGAGCTGCGACACCACGCCACCTTGCCTTCTGACGCGAACCAGACAGTGCGGATATGCCGTCTGAGGAGAACCGGGGGCACAAGACTGGTCGAAGGCTGGTGATCCGGGATCCAATCTCCAGACGATGCATCTGGGGTTTTGGCACTACAAGTGTGACAGCCGCGCGCCGCCACCCTTGTTTGCCAGATCCCGAACCCCGGGCGCTCCGAAATCACCATTGACCCGAGCTACTCCCTCGCGGGCACGCGGCCCAGCCCCCAGAGTCAAATCGCACTTCTGCCCCGGTGTTGCATTGTGGACAGGAATCGGAGTTTCGCCTGCCCGCACATAGTACGTGTGCAGGCCCAAGCGCGAGCATCACGCCCCGGCCGTCCATCGTCCTCGACGGGAGTTCCGATGGTCACGCCGTCCACGGTCCGGACGACCAACTGGTCCGCGGCGCCGCCCTGGAGGACGGGCGCACACCACAAGGGGCGAGCAGACGCAGGGTTCACTTGTCGATGGGCGTGCGTATCGGCGCCCGTGGGGATCGATGTGCCCCTGTCCATACAAGATCAATTGCCGCTGGACGGTTGGAACGTGCCTGGGGGCGTGAGGTTCTGGGCGCCGAAATCAGCAGCCCAGGCACCGAACGAAATCCCGTACCCCGGAACGATGCTGACGAATTGCTGACCGTCCCCACCTCAGAACACAGCTGACCTGCACCGATGTCTGCCCAGCCAGGATTGTGGTGGAACTTCGTCGGCCGTACGCAGGCGGAGATCGAGCAGGCGCGGGAGGACTGGATGACGGGCGCCCGCTTCGGAGAGGTGAAGGGGTACGACGAGGGGCCGCTGGCTGCGCCTTCCCTGCCTTCCGTGCCGTTGAAGCCTCGGGGGCGGGTGCGCTGATCTGGGGTTGCGGCGAGGCGGCGATGCGGGGCGACGGACGAGAACGAGCACGGCGGCACCGCTCTCCCCCCTCCACGCAGACCGCCCCCGCTTGCCCGCCGGACGCCCCCTGCTCCCCCGATCGCGATTCCATTCTGCGGGCGGGTGTGACTGCCTCTGGGCGGACTCATGCTGACCTGATGCCGACTTTCCTGACAGCTCGCCAGGTGCCATTTCGGGGCCGTTGCTGCTGGTCACAGGGCCTGGGAGGTTCCCGCGGGAGCACCAGGTCGATTTGCGGGAGGTAGGACAAGACCGAAGAAGGGTCCTCAGCCACGCCGCCCCAGGCCGGTGCCGACGCCCCGGCCTTCCTACCTCGGGCGAAAAACACGGTGTCGACCTCATCCACCGCATCGGCGACGACGTTTCATGCTGGGCATGCAATGAGCTTTTTCCAGCTCCAAGTTGAGCTGGCCAGATGGAGAGTGAGGACGGCCTGGACGAGTCTCGTGATTCGGGTTGTCGAGCAGCGGGGATTGCGTAGGAGTCGCCAGGACTTGAGGGTGGCGATGGCTTGCTCGACCAGTGCTCGGACTCTCGCGCGGGACCGGTTGACGGCTTGCTGACCGGCGGAGAGGCTGTCCCATCGGCCACGGCAGGGAAGACGGACGCTGTCGCCTGCGCCCTGGTAGCCCTTGTCCGCCCAGCAGTTGATGCCGGCCGGGCGAGGGCGTCGATGACGCCGTGTTCACGTGCGGCCCGGACGTCATGGACAGCGCCGGCCAGGGCCGGTGAAGACCAGAGCGGGCGTCCTTTGGGGGCGGCTATGACCTGCACGTTCACGCCGTGCTTCCTGTGTTTGCCCGAGTAGAAAGGCTGGTCGGCAGCGATGCGGTCGATGGGCAGAAGCGTCCCGTCGGGCGGCCAGGAGCTCGACTGCCTCGGCGATGTACCGGTAGGCGGTGGTGGTGCCGATCCCGAAACCGGCTGCGAGCTGGGCATAGGGCTGGCCGTCGCGGAGGTGGGCGAGGGCGAGGAGGGCCTGTCGGCCTGCGTTCAGGCGCCGCCATCGGGTGCCGATGGTACGACGATGCTTCCTCAGGCGGTCGGCGAGGAAGCGGAGGGCAGAGCTGGACACGTTGCCCCCGGACGGGTACACAAACATGCGAGGCCTCTGGTAGAGACGGTCCTCTTGGCAGTAAACCGACTTACCAGGGGTTTCACCTGTCTGTCACGCCAACCACCGGAGCGGCTCGGCAGGTTGGGGAGAGACCACCTGCCCAGCCGCTCGTTGGCGGCACCGGTTCCTTCGAAGCCGCTTTCCCACCGGGCCCGTCCCTGGGACGACGAACATGCGGTCGCCTGCGGCTACCGCACGCCTCTTGCGGGCCCCGCCCCGTATACCCGTTGGACCCTGGCACACGATCACGGAACCAGTCAGCTCTGGTCCGTTCCCGGGAACGGAGTGGACTGCAGGCGTTGCATCCACAGGGAGCTCAGGTACTGGCCGTTCTTCACGGCGTACTCGTGGAAGGTTCCGATTTCGGTGAAGCCGAACTTGCGGTGCAGGGCCAGCGACACGTCGTTCGGCAGGGCGATGCCGGCGAGGGCGACATGCACCGGTTCGTCGGCCAGAGCGCCGAAGAGCGCACGGTAGAGGGCGGTTCCCAGCCCCCGTGCTCTGCTGTCCTCGCCGAGTCCGATGCTCACCTCGACCGTTTCCCGGAAAGCGTCCTGGTCGCGGTAGCGCTGGCTGCAGGCATGACCGAGAACCTGGTTGCCGCGCCGGGCGACGAGCATCCGGTACGGACCCGTCTCCGCGAACTGAGCGAACCAGTCCCGCCGCTCCTCCAGGCGATGCGGTCTGGTGGCGAACCGGGCGTGCGAGGTGGCGGCCGTGTGATTCTGGATGGCGACGATCCCGGGCAGATCATCCGTAATCGCGGGGACGAGTTCAACAGCGGCCTCGTAGATCTCGTGCACGAGAGGCTCCTCACCTCACGGGGGATGTCATACCGGCACGCTATGGCCGCCGTCGGCCACACAGAACCCCATGATCCGAAGGCACTGGTCATAGGCTGCACCTATGGCCCTGGAACTCGCGGACCTGCGTGTCTTCGTCACTGCCGCATCCGTCGGCTCGCTGTCCGCCGCAGCACGTGAGCTGCGCGTCGCGCAACCGTCCGTCAGCGAGCGGCTGCGCCGACTGGAACGGCTCGTCGGTCAGCCACTACTCGACCGCTCCAGCCGAGGAGTGTCGCTGACGCCCGCGGGGGAACGGCTGCTGCCCCACGCGGAACGGTGTCTGGATCTGGCGGCCCGAGCCCTGGACATTGCACGGGAGGACGACACCCAGGGCACCCTGCACGTGACCACCCACGCCAGCTA contains these protein-coding regions:
- a CDS encoding GNAT family N-acetyltransferase; amino-acid sequence: MHEIYEAAVELVPAITDDLPGIVAIQNHTAATSHARFATRPHRLEERRDWFAQFAETGPYRMLVARRGNQVLGHACSQRYRDQDAFRETVEVSIGLGEDSRARGLGTALYRALFGALADEPVHVALAGIALPNDVSLALHRKFGFTEIGTFHEYAVKNGQYLSSLWMQRLQSTPFPGTDQS